In a genomic window of Nitrospira sp. ND1:
- a CDS encoding Xaa-Pro peptidase family protein: MSHSTEHNSRPEQSATLFIAASETDSNLYYATRFIAPDPFIYLEVKGERLMVMSDLEVDRARNQATVDRVLSYSELERRAKSQGVKDPGTIDVIHLVLQDAGLKDILVPPTFPFLHASRLQELGYRLRTKREPFYEQRVMKSDDEVRHIEAAQRATETAVAAAHQTLRRAEIRDNVLWLDGEMLTSERVKKLINVALMECDCVAQHTIVAGGEQACDPHDEGSGPLPAHRSIIFDVFPRSAGTRYFADMSRTVVRGTPSPELTRLYHAVKDAQEEAITKIRDGADGAAIHQGICDRFEKAGYKTGLVNGRMQGYFHGTGHGVGLDIHEAPRISRTGSLLQEGHVVTVEPGLYYPGLGAVRIEDMVLVTKDGCRNLTNYPKVFELG, encoded by the coding sequence ATGAGCCACTCGACCGAACACAACAGCCGCCCCGAACAGAGCGCGACGCTCTTCATCGCCGCCAGCGAAACCGATTCCAATCTCTATTACGCCACCCGCTTCATCGCGCCGGATCCCTTCATTTATCTTGAAGTGAAGGGTGAACGGCTCATGGTCATGAGCGATCTGGAAGTGGACCGGGCGCGTAACCAGGCGACGGTCGATCGCGTATTGTCCTATTCCGAGTTGGAGCGGCGGGCCAAATCGCAGGGCGTGAAAGATCCCGGCACGATCGATGTGATTCATCTGGTCTTGCAGGATGCCGGCCTGAAAGACATTCTGGTACCTCCGACGTTTCCCTTTCTCCATGCGAGCCGCCTCCAGGAACTCGGCTATCGGCTGCGCACCAAACGCGAACCGTTCTACGAACAGCGGGTGATGAAATCGGACGACGAAGTTCGGCACATCGAAGCCGCCCAGCGAGCAACGGAAACAGCCGTGGCCGCCGCGCACCAGACCCTTCGACGCGCCGAGATTCGCGACAACGTCCTCTGGCTGGACGGCGAGATGCTGACCTCCGAGCGGGTCAAAAAATTGATCAACGTCGCCCTGATGGAATGTGACTGCGTCGCGCAACATACCATCGTGGCGGGCGGGGAGCAGGCCTGCGATCCCCATGATGAGGGCAGCGGCCCGCTGCCGGCTCATCGCAGCATTATTTTCGATGTTTTTCCGCGCTCGGCCGGCACCCGTTACTTCGCCGACATGTCCCGCACGGTCGTCCGCGGCACACCCTCGCCGGAATTGACGCGCCTCTATCACGCCGTCAAAGACGCGCAGGAAGAAGCCATTACCAAGATTCGCGACGGCGCCGACGGGGCTGCCATCCATCAGGGCATCTGCGATCGGTTCGAGAAGGCGGGCTACAAGACCGGCCTGGTCAACGGCCGCATGCAGGGGTATTTTCACGGCACCGGCCATGGCGTCGGCTTGGATATTCACGAAGCGCCCCGTATCAGCCGGACCGGTTCGCTGCTGCAGGAAGGACATGTCGTCACCGTCGAGCCGGGACTCTACTACCCGGGCCTCGGCGCGGTGCGTATCGAAGACATGGTCCTCGTGACGAAAGACGGCTGCCGGAATTTGACGAATTACCCGAAAGTCTTCGAACTCGGCTGA
- a CDS encoding succinate dehydrogenase/fumarate reductase iron-sulfur subunit, translated as MRLTFTIQRFNPETDQQPHREDYRLDIGRGMTVLEALIRIKNELDGRLALRYSCRSAICGSCAMHINGTEKLACRTSIRKELERHGRISIEPLPNLPVIKDLVVDMSPFWEKIRAVTPWLTPETHPTKRYGSSGQLRLLPESYQFHNVDACIMCGACVAACTSHEISRGFLGPAALAKSARFVADPREPAGAKQARLTALQEADGIWDCTRCNMCVQVCPKDVQPMEAIIRLRRSSLRHGLTSAEGARHITGFVDLVRHEGRLNEALMPLKVLGFNLRRVLDVMPLGVRMWLKGKVPLPFGHTIPGIEQVRAIFAAARRRAPRA; from the coding sequence ATGCGCCTGACCTTTACCATCCAGCGTTTTAATCCCGAAACCGATCAACAGCCTCACCGGGAAGACTATCGTCTCGACATCGGGCGGGGCATGACCGTGCTCGAGGCTTTGATCCGGATCAAGAATGAACTCGACGGCCGGTTGGCGTTGCGTTATTCCTGTCGATCCGCCATTTGCGGCTCCTGTGCCATGCATATCAACGGCACGGAAAAGCTGGCCTGCCGGACGTCCATCCGCAAAGAACTCGAACGCCACGGCAGAATCTCGATCGAGCCCTTGCCCAACCTCCCGGTCATCAAAGACCTGGTGGTCGATATGTCGCCGTTCTGGGAGAAGATCCGGGCCGTCACGCCCTGGCTGACGCCCGAAACCCATCCCACCAAACGATACGGGTCATCCGGACAACTTCGCCTGTTGCCGGAGTCGTACCAGTTTCATAACGTAGACGCCTGTATCATGTGCGGGGCCTGTGTGGCCGCCTGCACCTCCCATGAAATCTCACGAGGTTTTCTCGGCCCGGCGGCGCTCGCGAAGTCTGCGCGATTCGTCGCCGACCCGCGCGAACCGGCAGGGGCGAAACAGGCCAGACTCACCGCGCTCCAGGAGGCCGATGGCATCTGGGACTGCACCCGCTGCAACATGTGCGTGCAAGTCTGCCCGAAGGATGTGCAGCCGATGGAGGCGATCATTCGTTTGCGTCGCTCGTCCCTCCGGCATGGATTGACCTCAGCCGAAGGCGCTCGTCACATCACCGGCTTCGTCGACCTGGTCCGCCACGAGGGACGTTTGAATGAAGCATTGATGCCGTTGAAGGTCCTCGGGTTCAATCTCCGACGGGTGCTGGATGTCATGCCGCTCGGCGTGCGTATGTGGCTCAAAGGAAAGGTACCGTTGCCGTTCGGCCACACCATTCCGGGCATCGAACAGGTCCGGGCCATCTTTGCCGCTGCGCGCCGTCGGGCTCCGCGCGCCTGA
- a CDS encoding archease translates to MPGSFRFLDDIALADMAFDAEGESLPALFEAATQALIESLADPVTIAETWRHSVDMEEADIETLLFEWLGRLVYLKDAQGVVFHRATLSLNQNEAHTAWHLHAELTGAPVDPATQDLRSDVKGVTKHLYAVTLEGISWKARVVLDV, encoded by the coding sequence ATGCCGGGCTCTTTCCGATTCCTCGACGACATCGCGCTGGCCGATATGGCATTCGATGCCGAGGGAGAGTCTTTGCCGGCCCTCTTCGAGGCCGCGACGCAAGCTCTCATCGAAAGCCTGGCCGATCCTGTCACCATCGCCGAAACGTGGCGGCACAGCGTGGACATGGAAGAAGCGGACATCGAGACGCTCCTGTTCGAATGGCTGGGACGGCTCGTCTATTTGAAAGATGCGCAGGGCGTGGTCTTCCATCGGGCGACATTGTCGCTGAATCAGAATGAGGCCCACACAGCCTGGCACCTCCATGCCGAACTGACCGGTGCACCGGTCGATCCCGCGACACAGGACCTGCGCTCAGACGTCAAAGGCGTCACCAAACATCTGTATGCGGTCACACTAGAGGGGATAAGCTGGAAGGCCAGGGTGGTGCTGGACGTATGA
- a CDS encoding RtcB family protein, which yields MKLNTDMQVVKINDYLWEIPPSEKPGMLVPARIYASAAILGAMDRGVFDQVTNVACLPGIHRYALCMPDGHWGYGFPIGGVAAFNPEDGVISPGGVGYDINCGMRLIRTDLSLSEVQSKLELLMTELFRRVPAGVGSRGFVNLSRHDFRDVMRQGAGWCISKGYGWEEDLERIEERGCLEGADPTHVTDYAIERGINQLGTLGSGNHYLEIQVLSDKGIYDRATAAAMGLTGRDQVVVMVHCGSRGFGHQVASDYLKVFEKAMRRYGISVKDQQLACAPFRSPEGQDYFGAMNCAANTAFANRQVITHQIREAFEAVFGESARRLGMQLIYDVAHNIAKVERYRDGEWLVHRKGATRAFGPGSPELPACYRGIGQPVICGGSMETGSYLLVGTDRAMQETFGSTMHGSGRTMSRAQAKRTVRGEQLMRDMKQHGILVKAVSMSGLAEEAGFAYKNISDVVETVDHAGITKKVAELKPIGNIKG from the coding sequence ATGAAACTGAACACCGATATGCAGGTCGTCAAGATCAACGACTACCTCTGGGAAATTCCGCCCTCTGAAAAGCCGGGCATGCTGGTCCCGGCTCGCATCTACGCCAGCGCGGCGATCCTCGGTGCGATGGATAGGGGCGTCTTCGATCAGGTCACCAACGTGGCCTGTCTCCCCGGTATCCATCGTTATGCCCTCTGTATGCCCGATGGACATTGGGGGTACGGCTTTCCCATCGGCGGTGTGGCCGCATTCAATCCTGAGGATGGAGTCATCTCACCCGGCGGCGTCGGCTACGATATCAACTGCGGGATGCGGCTGATCCGTACCGACTTGTCGCTCTCCGAGGTGCAATCGAAACTGGAACTGCTGATGACGGAACTCTTCCGGCGCGTCCCTGCCGGTGTCGGATCGCGCGGCTTCGTGAATCTTTCCCGGCATGACTTTCGCGACGTTATGCGGCAGGGAGCCGGCTGGTGCATCTCCAAAGGATATGGCTGGGAGGAGGACCTCGAACGCATCGAGGAACGCGGTTGTCTGGAGGGCGCAGACCCCACCCATGTGACGGACTACGCCATCGAACGCGGCATCAACCAACTCGGCACCCTGGGATCCGGCAACCACTACCTGGAAATACAGGTGCTCTCCGACAAAGGGATCTACGATCGTGCGACCGCCGCGGCCATGGGGTTGACCGGTCGCGATCAGGTTGTCGTGATGGTCCATTGCGGTTCGCGCGGATTCGGCCACCAAGTGGCGAGTGACTACCTCAAGGTGTTCGAGAAAGCCATGCGCCGGTACGGGATCTCCGTCAAAGATCAGCAACTCGCCTGTGCGCCGTTTCGCTCACCGGAAGGACAGGACTATTTCGGCGCGATGAACTGCGCGGCCAACACCGCGTTCGCCAACCGGCAAGTCATCACGCATCAGATTCGCGAGGCCTTCGAAGCGGTGTTCGGAGAAAGCGCCCGGCGCCTGGGCATGCAGCTGATCTACGATGTGGCGCATAACATCGCCAAGGTGGAACGCTACCGGGACGGGGAGTGGCTCGTGCACCGGAAAGGCGCCACGCGGGCATTCGGGCCCGGAAGCCCTGAACTCCCGGCCTGTTATCGAGGGATCGGCCAGCCGGTCATCTGCGGCGGCTCCATGGAGACCGGCTCGTATCTTCTCGTCGGCACGGATCGGGCGATGCAGGAGACGTTCGGCTCGACCATGCACGGGTCCGGCCGGACCATGTCGCGCGCGCAGGCGAAACGCACGGTGCGCGGCGAGCAGCTCATGCGCGACATGAAACAGCACGGCATTCTGGTCAAAGCCGTATCCATGTCGGGTCTGGCTGAAGAAGCCGGGTTCGCGTACAAGAACATTTCCGATGTCGTCGAGACGGTGGATCACGCGGGAATCACAAAAAAAGTAGCGGAACTCAAACCAATCGGCAATATAAAGGGCTAG
- a CDS encoding PilZ domain-containing protein, whose product MDQRHHPRFSVHFRSSFSSVNRVGGEGNVVDLSLRGCGILSATAVHPGTTLELRIQPAGDAAALTIQQAVVRWCRDGRIGIEFVSLQPDEWTRLQGIVKELTRQPYERANDRQDGPGTSRP is encoded by the coding sequence ATGGACCAACGCCACCATCCTCGTTTTTCAGTTCACTTTCGCAGTTCCTTCAGTTCGGTCAACCGCGTCGGCGGGGAGGGCAATGTCGTCGATCTGTCCCTGCGCGGTTGCGGGATCCTGAGCGCGACAGCCGTGCATCCAGGCACCACTCTTGAACTTCGCATCCAGCCCGCCGGTGATGCCGCCGCTCTGACCATTCAGCAAGCCGTGGTACGCTGGTGCCGCGACGGCCGCATCGGCATCGAATTCGTGTCCCTGCAACCGGACGAATGGACTCGCCTCCAAGGCATTGTCAAAGAACTCACGCGCCAACCCTATGAACGGGCCAACGACCGGCAAGACGGTCCCGGCACGTCACGACCCTGA
- a CDS encoding bifunctional diguanylate cyclase/phosphodiesterase, translating into MTQTRPTILIADDDPLSRLFVRNALEPAGMTVAEATGGQDALVKFEALAPDLVVLDIMMPDMDGYLTCSRLRTLPRGKRVPILILTGLDDAHSIAQAYQHGATDFITKPVNATILCHHVRYMLRTNNVLHALIRSESRLELAQRIARIGNWDWNPKTNRLSMSNELCRLLGVRPQDFGGTFEAFLNLIHPDDRSVVTKALERLVSQHTPCDIDHRVVLPNGTDFIIHLQAEGVREEETDELTVIGTAQDITERKQAERAIHQLAYYDSLTGLANRVLFKDRLSNALSYAERYHQHLATLFIDLDRFKVINDTLGHTVGDRLLTHVAERLSESVRQSDSVGRHADHEPTHALARLGGDEFTILLTALPTPEDAGRVARRILEALAHPLSIDGHEIFISASIGISIFPSDGATVEALLKNADTAMYHAKEQGRNNCQFYSSGLNAAAAERLDLENELRRALEREEFVVFYQPKLNIHSRKILGAEALVRWKHPKRGLVPPGVFLNAAIDTGLIRPMDEWVLREACRQVKAWETAGLPPITVSANVSNSLFHGRTLPATVADALRDSGLNPSQLELELTESIAMRDVEASVTMLEGLRTMGVRLSIDDFGTGYSSLSYLQRFPLSRLKIDQSFVRDLLTNENNVKITRAIIAMAHSLNLSVLAEGVETEGQLARLREEGCDEVQGYLFSRPVCAEDFEKLLRGDADARTAA; encoded by the coding sequence ATGACTCAAACCCGTCCCACGATCCTGATCGCCGACGACGACCCGCTCTCACGGCTCTTTGTTCGGAACGCATTGGAACCGGCCGGCATGACCGTGGCCGAGGCCACCGGAGGGCAGGATGCGCTGGTGAAATTCGAGGCACTGGCACCTGATCTGGTCGTCCTGGATATTATGATGCCGGACATGGACGGGTATCTGACCTGTTCCCGGCTTCGCACGCTTCCTCGCGGCAAACGCGTCCCGATTTTGATCCTCACGGGATTGGATGACGCACATTCCATCGCGCAGGCCTATCAGCACGGCGCTACGGATTTCATCACCAAACCGGTCAACGCCACGATTCTCTGCCACCATGTCCGGTACATGCTCAGAACCAACAACGTGCTGCACGCGCTCATCCGAAGCGAATCGCGGCTGGAATTGGCCCAGCGGATCGCCCGGATCGGCAACTGGGACTGGAATCCCAAGACGAATCGTTTGAGTATGTCCAATGAATTATGCCGCCTGCTGGGCGTGCGTCCCCAGGATTTCGGCGGCACCTTCGAGGCCTTCCTGAATCTGATTCACCCAGACGACCGATCCGTTGTGACCAAGGCGCTGGAGCGATTAGTCTCGCAGCACACGCCCTGCGATATCGACCACCGCGTCGTGTTGCCGAACGGGACCGACTTCATCATTCATCTCCAGGCCGAAGGGGTGCGCGAAGAAGAGACGGACGAGCTGACGGTCATCGGGACCGCCCAGGACATCACCGAACGCAAACAGGCTGAACGGGCCATCCATCAACTTGCATACTACGACAGCCTGACGGGCCTGGCCAACCGTGTGTTGTTCAAAGATCGCCTCTCCAACGCCCTGTCCTACGCCGAACGCTACCATCAGCATCTGGCCACCCTGTTTATCGACTTGGATCGGTTCAAGGTGATCAACGATACACTGGGGCACACGGTGGGAGACCGCTTGCTGACACATGTGGCCGAACGGTTGAGTGAGTCGGTTCGTCAGAGCGACTCGGTCGGCCGGCATGCCGACCACGAACCGACGCATGCCCTCGCGCGACTCGGCGGCGATGAGTTCACCATTTTGCTCACGGCCTTGCCGACGCCGGAAGACGCAGGCCGGGTGGCCCGTCGGATACTGGAGGCATTGGCGCACCCCCTCAGCATCGACGGGCATGAAATTTTTATTTCCGCGAGCATCGGCATTTCGATCTTTCCCTCGGACGGCGCCACCGTGGAAGCGCTGCTCAAGAACGCCGACACCGCGATGTACCACGCGAAAGAGCAGGGGCGGAACAACTGCCAGTTTTATTCGTCCGGCTTGAACGCCGCCGCGGCCGAACGCCTCGACCTGGAAAACGAACTCCGTCGCGCCTTGGAACGGGAAGAGTTTGTCGTCTTCTATCAGCCGAAGCTGAACATCCATTCACGCAAGATACTGGGCGCGGAAGCGCTCGTCCGTTGGAAACATCCCAAACGCGGCCTGGTGCCGCCGGGAGTCTTCTTGAATGCGGCCATCGACACGGGCCTCATCCGCCCGATGGACGAATGGGTGCTCCGCGAAGCCTGCCGCCAGGTGAAGGCCTGGGAAACGGCCGGCCTGCCGCCCATCACCGTGTCGGCCAACGTGTCCAATTCCCTGTTTCATGGACGGACGCTGCCCGCCACGGTGGCCGATGCGCTTCGGGACTCCGGGCTGAATCCATCGCAACTGGAGCTGGAACTGACCGAGTCCATCGCCATGCGGGACGTCGAGGCGTCGGTCACCATGCTGGAAGGCCTCCGCACCATGGGTGTCCGCCTCTCCATCGACGACTTCGGCACCGGGTATTCGTCCCTCAGTTATCTTCAGCGTTTTCCCCTGAGCCGTTTGAAGATCGATCAATCGTTTGTCCGCGATCTGCTCACCAACGAAAACAACGTGAAGATCACCCGGGCGATCATCGCGATGGCGCACAGTCTGAATCTCTCGGTCTTGGCCGAAGGAGTGGAAACAGAAGGCCAGTTGGCACGGTTACGGGAAGAAGGATGCGACGAGGTGCAAGGCTACCTGTTCAGCCGGCCTGTCTGCGCGGAAGATTTTGAGAAGTTACTCAGGGGCGATGCCGATGCCCGTACAGCAGCGTGA
- a CDS encoding tetratricopeptide repeat protein produces the protein MNRNERRRDEKLHGKQAGGADAPAALLREAQLHHQAGRLDEAERGYRSLLERAPTQPDALHGLGLLNYRHGHLNDALGWLAKACAAGPRNPIYWFNHGVVLQRAGRTTDAVEAYGQAIHWNPRYIEARTNLGNAYKELGRLSDAQAAYEQVLTLNPDHAEAHNNLGVVLKEQGRLDEAAESYRRAIALKPTHAEAQNNLGLVLLEQGRLDDAIRCFERALQIVPGYGTALYNLGIAWIWREDIPRALRCFAETAQAKHAHGRPVAETTVFRSRLKHDAEQLEYLRESGLLGDEWNPYHEALTRLCEKLEHSATDATGSSNRVPLSPADMQPIAASYNRLIHIAPCEAIEGGALDADLDSAAVEARYLATNPEVTYIDGLLADEALQRLRRFCWASTIWKKDYENGYIGAFLGDGFASPLLLQIAEELRRRFPRIFGTHRLTQAWAFKHDSARRGLNIHADAAAVNVNFWITPDEANLNPDSGGLVVWDKEAPRDWDFKTYNSDKARGKIYEWLNAQGAKEIKIPYRANRAVVFNSDLFHETDDIAFKEGFTNRRINITLLYGHRHRP, from the coding sequence GTGAATCGCAATGAGCGCCGCCGCGATGAAAAATTACATGGGAAGCAGGCCGGAGGTGCCGATGCCCCGGCGGCGCTCCTGCGCGAGGCGCAGCTGCATCATCAGGCCGGACGTCTGGATGAAGCGGAACGGGGCTACCGATCACTGCTCGAGCGCGCACCGACACAGCCGGACGCACTTCATGGCTTAGGCCTCCTGAACTACCGGCACGGTCATTTGAACGACGCGCTCGGGTGGCTGGCAAAGGCCTGTGCCGCCGGTCCGCGGAATCCGATCTATTGGTTCAATCACGGCGTCGTGCTGCAACGCGCAGGACGCACGACGGACGCGGTCGAGGCCTATGGCCAGGCCATCCACTGGAATCCCCGCTACATCGAAGCCCGCACCAATCTCGGGAACGCCTACAAAGAACTGGGACGTCTTTCAGACGCGCAAGCCGCCTATGAGCAGGTCCTGACGCTCAACCCCGATCATGCCGAGGCGCACAACAATCTCGGCGTCGTGCTGAAAGAACAGGGGCGGTTGGATGAAGCCGCGGAGTCGTATCGGCGTGCCATCGCCTTGAAGCCGACTCATGCGGAGGCACAGAACAATCTCGGTCTGGTGCTCCTGGAACAGGGTCGGTTGGACGATGCCATTCGCTGCTTCGAACGCGCGCTTCAGATCGTTCCCGGTTATGGAACCGCGCTCTACAACCTCGGTATTGCCTGGATCTGGCGGGAGGATATACCGCGGGCGCTGCGCTGTTTTGCCGAAACCGCGCAAGCCAAACATGCGCACGGCCGCCCTGTGGCAGAGACGACCGTCTTTCGCTCCCGGCTCAAGCATGATGCCGAGCAGCTAGAGTATCTTCGAGAGAGCGGGCTGTTGGGCGATGAGTGGAACCCCTATCACGAGGCCCTCACTCGACTGTGCGAAAAATTGGAACACTCGGCGACCGATGCGACCGGATCCTCAAATCGCGTGCCGCTGTCGCCTGCCGACATGCAGCCCATTGCGGCCTCGTACAACCGGCTGATCCATATCGCTCCTTGCGAGGCGATCGAGGGAGGGGCGCTGGATGCGGATCTGGACAGCGCAGCCGTGGAGGCCCGCTATCTGGCGACGAATCCGGAGGTGACGTACATCGACGGGTTGTTGGCGGACGAAGCGTTGCAACGGTTGAGACGGTTCTGCTGGGCGTCCACGATCTGGAAGAAGGACTACGAGAACGGCTATATCGGGGCCTTCCTCGGTGATGGATTCGCCTCTCCCCTGCTGCTTCAAATTGCCGAGGAGTTACGCCGCCGGTTTCCCCGCATTTTCGGGACGCATCGCCTGACGCAGGCCTGGGCATTCAAGCACGACAGCGCCAGGCGCGGCTTGAACATTCACGCCGATGCTGCGGCGGTCAACGTCAATTTCTGGATCACGCCGGATGAGGCGAACCTGAATCCTGACAGTGGTGGATTGGTGGTGTGGGATAAGGAAGCGCCCAGGGATTGGGATTTCAAGACGTACAATAGCGACAAGGCCCGAGGTAAGATTTACGAGTGGCTGAACGCGCAGGGGGCGAAGGAAATCAAGATTCCGTATCGGGCGAACCGGGCGGTTGTGTTCAACTCAGATCTGTTCCACGAAACCGATGACATTGCCTTCAAGGAAGGGTTCACCAACCGGCGTATCAATATCACGCTGCTGTACGGGCATCGGCATCGCCCCTGA
- the sthA gene encoding Si-specific NAD(P)(+) transhydrogenase gives MPPNAYDIVVVGSGPAGQKAAIQGAKAGKKVVLIEQEQGIGGNCVYRGTIPSKTLRETALQFERLKRSSEVFEGRLRLDVPMSVLLHRLDEVVKAHECYMADQLTRNSVTYRHGRARFLSPHEVELETIDGACQALRADTIVLATGSRPRSIPEIPVDHEHVLDSDSILSMIYLPRSLTVLGGGVIACEYASTFALLGVEVTLIDRAQRPLSFMDAEIVEVFQRSIERQGGRFYVGQTVKEVVWDGVSSVVARLANGMAVKSEKMLVALGRQPNIEELNLEAAGLTLDEKGRIPVNEYGQTPVAHIFAAGDMLGRPPALASQAMEDGRRAVSHALGLPVGDSLNQVPIGIYTIPEIASIGLDEEQAAARYRGPLVGRARFTEIAKGQITGSCDGLLKLIADPSGERLLGVQIVGEHATELIHLGQMALQDGATIDRFIDSIFSFPTFAEGYRVAALDILGQRRKRQSTTQAA, from the coding sequence ATGCCCCCCAATGCCTATGACATTGTGGTGGTGGGGAGCGGTCCGGCTGGCCAGAAGGCCGCCATTCAAGGCGCCAAGGCCGGCAAGAAAGTCGTCCTGATCGAACAGGAACAGGGCATCGGCGGCAACTGTGTGTACCGGGGCACGATTCCCAGTAAGACGCTGCGCGAGACGGCATTGCAGTTCGAGCGTCTCAAACGGTCGAGTGAAGTGTTCGAAGGAAGGCTGCGGCTCGATGTGCCCATGTCCGTGCTGCTGCACCGCCTGGATGAGGTGGTGAAGGCGCACGAGTGTTACATGGCCGACCAACTCACCCGCAACAGCGTGACCTATCGACACGGACGCGCGCGATTTCTCTCGCCGCATGAAGTGGAATTGGAGACCATCGACGGCGCCTGCCAGGCCCTGCGAGCCGACACGATCGTGCTGGCCACGGGGTCCCGACCGCGTTCGATTCCTGAAATTCCTGTCGATCACGAACATGTGCTGGACAGCGATTCGATCCTGTCGATGATCTACTTGCCCCGCTCGTTGACGGTCTTGGGCGGAGGGGTCATCGCCTGCGAATATGCCTCGACCTTTGCGCTGCTGGGTGTCGAAGTCACGCTCATCGATAGGGCCCAGCGTCCCCTGTCGTTCATGGACGCGGAAATCGTCGAGGTGTTTCAGCGCAGCATCGAACGGCAAGGCGGACGGTTTTACGTGGGACAGACCGTCAAGGAAGTGGTGTGGGACGGCGTGTCCTCCGTCGTCGCCAGGCTGGCGAACGGCATGGCGGTCAAGAGCGAAAAGATGCTGGTCGCGCTGGGGCGTCAACCGAACATCGAAGAATTGAATCTTGAGGCGGCCGGGTTGACGTTAGACGAGAAGGGCCGGATCCCCGTCAACGAATACGGGCAAACCCCCGTCGCGCATATTTTTGCCGCCGGCGACATGTTGGGTCGTCCCCCGGCCTTGGCCTCACAAGCGATGGAGGATGGTCGTCGGGCGGTCAGTCACGCCTTGGGCCTTCCAGTCGGCGACTCGCTCAATCAGGTGCCGATCGGAATCTATACCATTCCGGAAATCGCCTCCATCGGACTCGATGAGGAACAGGCTGCAGCCCGGTACCGTGGCCCGCTCGTGGGGCGCGCGCGGTTTACGGAAATCGCCAAGGGGCAGATCACGGGATCCTGCGACGGACTCCTGAAGCTGATTGCCGACCCCTCCGGTGAACGGTTGCTCGGCGTGCAGATCGTCGGCGAGCATGCGACCGAATTGATTCACCTCGGACAGATGGCCTTGCAGGACGGGGCGACCATCGACCGGTTCATCGATTCCATTTTCAGCTTTCCCACGTTTGCCGAAGGGTATCGCGTGGCCGCGCTCGATATTCTGGGCCAACGCCGCAAGCGTCAGAGCACCACTCAAGCGGCCTAA
- a CDS encoding HDOD domain-containing protein has product MSAELPKATDAASTDALEQHLIERIRKGAIELPLLPQVASRILSMVYDPDAEAAKLAALIHQDQALAAHVIRIANSPAYMTRNPVVSLQHAVSMLGMNLMSELAFSASIKGSAFKVPGWDDEVKRLWQYSLASGAYAKEIARVRRFNVESAYLCGLLHGIGKPVVLQTLVALAKEQNLTLTQELLHQLLEGYYIQVGLLVAEDWGLPPPVVESIGFHSDYQYAKTAKQECMTTCLAGRLANHFLDPVAFDEAMVREHAVFADLNLYPKDIDALLALKDKVQAVVEAMPL; this is encoded by the coding sequence ATGAGCGCTGAACTTCCCAAAGCGACGGACGCGGCCTCTACGGACGCGTTGGAACAGCATCTGATCGAGCGAATCCGGAAGGGAGCGATCGAACTCCCTCTCTTGCCTCAAGTAGCTTCCAGAATTTTGAGTATGGTCTACGATCCGGATGCGGAGGCGGCCAAGCTTGCCGCGCTCATTCATCAGGACCAGGCCCTCGCCGCCCATGTCATCCGGATCGCCAACTCTCCGGCTTACATGACCCGCAATCCTGTGGTGTCGTTACAACATGCCGTCTCGATGCTGGGCATGAACTTGATGTCGGAATTGGCGTTCTCCGCCTCCATCAAAGGCAGTGCCTTCAAGGTGCCGGGGTGGGATGATGAAGTCAAGCGCCTCTGGCAGTATTCACTGGCAAGCGGCGCCTACGCCAAAGAAATTGCCCGCGTCCGCCGGTTCAACGTCGAAAGCGCCTATCTCTGCGGGCTCCTGCACGGGATCGGCAAACCGGTGGTGTTGCAGACGCTGGTCGCGTTGGCCAAGGAACAGAATCTCACCTTGACGCAGGAGTTGTTGCATCAACTGCTGGAAGGCTACTACATCCAGGTGGGCTTGCTCGTCGCCGAAGACTGGGGGCTCCCGCCGCCTGTCGTGGAATCGATCGGCTTTCACAGCGATTACCAGTATGCCAAGACGGCCAAGCAGGAGTGCATGACAACTTGTCTGGCCGGGCGATTGGCCAACCATTTTCTCGATCCCGTCGCATTCGATGAGGCGATGGTCCGTGAGCATGCGGTCTTTGCCGATCTGAACCTCTATCCTAAAGATATCGATGCGCTCTTGGCCCTGAAAGACAAGGTGCAAGCCGTCGTGGAGGCGATGCCGTTGTGA